A part of Helicobacter ibis genomic DNA contains:
- the secA gene encoding preprotein translocase subunit SecA: protein MIGSLVKKILSSKNDRIVSQYKKEVRKINDLEETYQKLSDEELKQEFLNLKKEVQDSENKNEAFKKALHRSFAITREASKRVLNMRHFDVQLIGGMVLNDGKIAEMKTGEGKTLVATLPVCLNAMIGSVHVVTVNDYLAQRDSDVMRPLYEFLGYKVGVVVSNKYDDNDRLMQYSCDIVYGTNNEFGFDYLRDNMKYSFDSKVQKSHFYAIVDEVDSILIDEARTPLIISGPANRTLDNYKIANNVALKLKNEEHYNVDEKNRTIILTEEGITEAEKLFKIDNLYSIENSILAHHLDQALKANLLFKKDKDYVLRDGEVVIVDEFTGRLSEGRRFSEGLHQALEAKEGVKIKEESQTLADITYQNYFRLYDKLAGMTGTAQTEASEFLEIYNLDVVSIPTNVPVARKDLNDLIYKTEKEKFKALVDKIVELNKKGQPILVGTASIEKSETIHELLKAHRIPHSVLNAKHHAQEAEIIKDAGKKGAVTIATNMAGRGVDIKIDDEVKALGGLYIIGTERHESRRIDNQLRGRSGRQGDPGTSQFYLSLEDSLLRIFGSDKIKKIMDKLGLDEGEHIESGLVTRSVENAQKKVESMHFEARKHLLEYDDVANEQRKAIYKVRNDLLNPNQDISHKIIENRQECITMLLQKAEIFSDEDNLDSLISIALDDFGVSLNKEALLDSYKNNNSFEPYIEEELTKQYESKMQNLDSHTRAEVEKIVYLQSLDNLWREHLYVMDNLKTGIGLRGYNQKDPLTEYKKESYNLFVELAAQIKYTSIKMLQKIQLNANVAANEDEAKKAKERLNELNKEAREMRNEPLFKAKPVRNEPCPCGSGKKYKNCCGISGPKKGMLAK, encoded by the coding sequence ATGATAGGCTCACTTGTAAAGAAAATTTTAAGCAGTAAAAACGACAGAATCGTAAGTCAATACAAAAAAGAAGTAAGAAAGATAAATGACTTAGAAGAGACATACCAAAAATTAAGCGATGAGGAATTAAAGCAAGAGTTTTTGAATCTAAAAAAAGAAGTCCAAGATTCAGAAAATAAAAATGAAGCGTTTAAAAAAGCCCTACATAGGTCATTTGCAATAACAAGAGAAGCAAGTAAAAGAGTGCTAAATATGAGGCATTTTGATGTGCAGTTAATTGGTGGTATGGTACTTAATGATGGCAAAATCGCCGAGATGAAAACAGGTGAAGGTAAAACACTAGTAGCAACACTACCAGTATGTCTAAATGCAATGATAGGCAGTGTGCATGTAGTAACCGTAAATGACTATCTAGCACAAAGAGATTCTGATGTTATGCGACCATTGTATGAGTTTTTGGGTTATAAAGTTGGAGTGGTAGTATCAAATAAATATGATGATAATGATAGATTGATGCAATATTCTTGTGATATTGTATATGGGACAAATAATGAATTTGGCTTTGACTATCTAAGAGATAATATGAAATATAGCTTTGATTCCAAAGTGCAAAAAAGCCATTTTTATGCAATAGTCGATGAAGTAGATTCGATTCTAATAGATGAAGCAAGGACACCACTTATAATATCAGGTCCAGCAAATAGAACACTTGATAATTATAAAATTGCCAATAATGTTGCATTGAAGTTAAAAAATGAAGAACACTATAATGTAGATGAAAAAAATAGAACAATAATCCTAACAGAAGAAGGTATCACAGAAGCGGAAAAATTATTTAAAATAGATAATTTATACAGCATAGAAAACTCCATTTTGGCACATCACTTAGACCAAGCGTTAAAGGCAAATTTACTATTCAAAAAAGACAAAGACTATGTATTAAGAGATGGTGAGGTTGTAATTGTAGATGAATTTACAGGTAGGCTTAGTGAAGGTAGAAGATTTAGCGAAGGATTACATCAAGCACTAGAAGCAAAAGAAGGGGTAAAAATTAAAGAAGAATCCCAAACATTAGCAGATATAACTTACCAAAACTATTTTAGACTCTATGACAAACTAGCAGGTATGACAGGAACTGCACAAACTGAAGCTAGTGAATTTTTAGAAATATACAACTTAGATGTTGTATCAATCCCTACAAATGTTCCAGTTGCTAGAAAAGATCTAAATGACTTAATATATAAAACAGAAAAGGAAAAATTCAAAGCCTTAGTAGATAAAATAGTAGAACTAAATAAAAAAGGACAACCAATATTAGTTGGAACTGCCTCAATAGAAAAAAGTGAAACTATACATGAGCTATTAAAAGCACATAGAATCCCGCATTCTGTGCTAAATGCAAAACATCACGCACAAGAAGCAGAAATAATCAAAGATGCAGGTAAAAAAGGAGCAGTAACAATTGCTACAAACATGGCAGGTCGTGGTGTGGATATAAAAATAGACGATGAAGTAAAAGCTCTTGGAGGACTATATATAATAGGAACAGAAAGACATGAATCAAGAAGAATAGATAATCAACTAAGAGGTAGAAGTGGAAGACAAGGAGATCCTGGAACAAGTCAGTTTTATCTTAGCTTAGAAGATTCACTGCTCAGAATCTTTGGCAGTGATAAGATTAAAAAAATAATGGATAAGCTAGGACTAGATGAAGGAGAACACATAGAATCTGGGCTTGTTACTAGATCTGTTGAAAATGCACAAAAGAAAGTTGAAAGTATGCATTTTGAAGCAAGAAAGCATTTGCTCGAATATGATGATGTAGCAAATGAGCAAAGAAAAGCAATCTATAAAGTAAGAAATGACTTGCTAAATCCAAACCAAGATATATCACACAAAATAATAGAAAACAGACAAGAGTGTATCACAATGCTATTGCAAAAGGCAGAAATTTTTAGCGATGAAGATAATTTAGATTCACTAATATCAATAGCATTAGATGATTTTGGCGTGTCATTAAATAAAGAAGCACTCTTAGATTCATATAAAAACAACAACTCCTTTGAGCCATACATAGAAGAAGAACTAACAAAACAATATGAATCTAAAATGCAAAACCTAGATAGCCACACAAGAGCCGAAGTAGAAAAAATAGTCTATCTACAATCTTTAGATAATCTTTGGAGAGAGCATTTATATGTAATGGATAATCTAAAAACAGGAATCGGACTTAGAGGATATAACCAAAAAGACCCACTAACAGAATACAAAAAAGAAAGCTATAATCTATTTGTAGAATTAGCTGCACAAATTAAATACACATCAATTAAAATGCTACAAAAAATTCAACTAAATGCAAATGTAGCTGCCAATGAAGATGAAGCAAAAAAAGCAAAAGAAAGACTAAATGAGCTAAACAAAGAGGCAAGAGAAATGAGAAATGAGCCTCTATTTAAAGCAAAACCAGTAAGAAATGAGCCATGCCCTTGTGGAAGTGGTAAAAAATATAAAAATTGTTGCGGGATTAGTGGTCCTAAAAAGGGTATGCTTGCAAAGTAA
- a CDS encoding ABC transporter permease, translated as MVKNIKIVAGLVVLKRVCLQSNIAPFLVRRYLRFNKSQPFISIAAILAFLGVCVGVMVLIVAMALMNGFDKEFQRKLFIMNYPITMIGFDINKHTLEDLQQNFPHLKASPFIQTQAISKSQNTLEGGIIFGIDYELESQINPVFKEALENTKSFYKKNYNEEYKQGTFDVIIGQNLANLYNLNYQSNLLLIFTNLTPNAITLAPSMKNFKVNGFFSSGLIAYDKGYIYTSLQSLRILKSMKEDSYDGIHIYSDNPQKDIIKLKETYVDKRIVGWWEQNGNFFAALELEKRTLFIVLMLIILVASLNIISSLLMTIMNRRKEIALLLTMGASPREIKKTFLYLGNLIGISGIICGCILAAIALFLLSHFPIISLPADVYGSSKLPLELSIFDLCSILFGSLLIVFFSSYYPAKKATEVDCLQVLRNE; from the coding sequence GTGGTAAAAAATATAAAAATTGTTGCGGGATTAGTGGTCCTAAAAAGGGTATGCTTGCAAAGTAATATAGCACCATTTTTAGTAAGAAGATATTTAAGATTCAACAAATCCCAACCATTCATATCAATAGCTGCTATTCTTGCATTTTTAGGAGTATGCGTTGGGGTTATGGTGCTAATAGTTGCTATGGCATTAATGAATGGGTTTGATAAAGAATTCCAAAGAAAACTCTTTATAATGAATTACCCAATTACCATGATTGGGTTTGATATAAATAAACACACACTAGAAGATTTACAACAAAATTTCCCACATCTAAAAGCAAGTCCTTTTATACAAACACAAGCAATTTCAAAATCACAAAACACACTAGAGGGCGGTATTATCTTTGGGATTGATTATGAATTAGAATCACAAATTAATCCTGTTTTTAAAGAAGCACTAGAAAATACAAAAAGCTTTTATAAAAAAAACTATAACGAAGAGTATAAACAAGGAACTTTTGATGTAATAATTGGGCAGAATCTAGCCAACTTATACAATCTAAATTATCAATCAAATTTGCTACTAATTTTTACAAACTTAACACCAAATGCAATAACACTCGCACCAAGTATGAAAAACTTTAAAGTCAATGGTTTTTTTAGCTCGGGGCTTATAGCATATGATAAGGGCTATATATATACAAGCCTACAATCCCTTAGAATCCTAAAAAGCATGAAAGAAGATTCTTATGATGGAATCCACATATACTCTGATAATCCACAAAAAGACATAATAAAACTAAAAGAAACATATGTGGATAAAAGAATAGTAGGTTGGTGGGAGCAAAATGGAAACTTCTTTGCAGCATTAGAATTAGAAAAAAGAACTCTTTTTATAGTGCTTATGCTAATAATTTTGGTCGCTTCTTTAAATATCATAAGCTCACTTTTAATGACAATTATGAATCGCAGAAAAGAAATAGCACTGCTTCTAACAATGGGTGCTTCACCAAGAGAAATTAAAAAAACATTTCTATATCTTGGTAATTTAATAGGTATAAGCGGGATTATTTGCGGTTGTATCCTAGCTGCTATTGCATTATTCTTGCTATCTCATTTTCCAATTATATCCTTACCTGCTGATGTATATGGTAGCTCAAAATTACCTTTAGAATTATCTATATTTGACTTATGCTCCATATTATTTGGCTCATTATTAATAGTTTTTTTCTCATCATACTATCCGGCTAAAAAGGCGACAGAGGTGGATTGTTTGCAAGTTTTACGAAATGAGTAA
- a CDS encoding radical SAM/SPASM domain-containing protein, with the protein MSKFEKIFVEITNFCGLSCKFCTPKKSNDKMPLLLFEKICNDIYPHTKLCALHILGDPLSLDNIEEYIKIAKNKNLNLEITSSGFYLDTHTQNILLKYNNIKQINISLTSAIYQNKDINLDSYFQNIFSLCAKHKELKSETFINLRLWNLDSNFKAPDINQTIYKILEEHFKIRIHNHKTKLSYKIHLIQKSFFSWEFKDKEQLHGKCYGTISQLGILTSGVVVPCCFCTKGEINLGDIGKNSLLDIINNQKTQKIKQGFLNNLRVESICQKCSYPNYISNVKNA; encoded by the coding sequence ATGAGTAAATTTGAAAAAATTTTTGTAGAGATTACAAATTTCTGTGGGCTATCGTGCAAATTTTGCACCCCTAAGAAGAGTAATGACAAAATGCCTCTTTTGCTATTTGAAAAAATATGCAATGATATATATCCACACACAAAACTTTGTGCTTTACACATTCTAGGAGACCCGCTAAGCTTAGATAACATAGAAGAATATATAAAAATAGCAAAAAACAAAAACCTAAATTTAGAAATAACAAGCAGTGGTTTTTATTTAGATACCCACACCCAAAATATTCTCTTAAAATACAACAACATAAAGCAAATAAACATATCCCTAACAAGTGCCATATATCAAAATAAAGATATAAATTTAGATTCTTATTTTCAAAATATATTCTCACTATGTGCAAAACATAAAGAGTTAAAAAGTGAGACTTTTATAAATTTACGACTATGGAATTTAGATTCAAACTTTAAAGCACCAGATATAAATCAAACCATATACAAGATACTAGAAGAACACTTTAAAATTCGCATACACAACCATAAAACAAAATTATCATACAAGATTCATCTAATACAAAAGTCATTTTTTTCTTGGGAATTTAAAGACAAAGAACAACTTCATGGTAAATGCTATGGCACAATCTCTCAATTAGGAATCTTAACTAGCGGAGTTGTTGTTCCATGCTGCTTTTGCACAAAGGGAGAAATAAACTTAGGAGACATAGGCAAAAATAGTCTCCTAGATATAATAAACAACCAAAAAACACAAAAAATCAAACAAGGATTCTTAAATAATTTAAGAGTTGAATCCATATGTCAAAAGTGTAGCTACCCTAATTATATTTCTAATGTAAAAAATGCCTAA
- the purH gene encoding bifunctional phosphoribosylaminoimidazolecarboxamide formyltransferase/IMP cyclohydrolase: MTALISVSDKSGILEFARGLLECGYEILSTGGTLKHLQDNGINAIDVSAYTSSVEMFDGRVKTLHPKIHGGILHRRDNKEDVEVAKKFEIKDINLVCVNLYPFKETIQRTDDFDEIIENIDIGGPSMVRAAAKNFKDVMIVTDTLDYSLVLNAIKNNQNTLELRQKLMIKAYEHTASYDCMIANYMNERFNVGFGDKHFIYGNLVSPTRYGENPHQKGAYYEFGDFYSKRFETLKGEISFNNLTDINSAVKIASSFGKVPAVCIVKHGNPCGFAIKENLLTSYVEALKCDSVSAYGGVVAINGNIDKALAEEINKIFIEVLVAPSITDEALRVFESKKKIKIFVCGGEYLDFPKDSYDFKHIDGGFLLQNSDSVGENEVRDAKCMGNIEATCEQKRDLEIAYKVASLVKSNCVVYVKNSAMVAVGMGMTSRVDAAKSAINKAKDMGLDLKGCVLASEAFFPFKDSIEEAHKVGVSAIIEPGGSIRDNEVIECANELGISLYFTGVRHFLH; encoded by the coding sequence ATGACAGCGTTAATTAGTGTTAGTGATAAAAGTGGGATATTAGAATTTGCTAGGGGATTATTGGAGTGTGGATATGAGATTCTATCTACTGGCGGGACTTTAAAGCATTTGCAAGACAATGGAATTAATGCCATTGATGTTAGTGCTTATACTAGCAGTGTTGAGATGTTCGATGGAAGAGTAAAGACGCTTCACCCTAAGATTCACGGCGGAATCTTGCATAGAAGGGATAATAAAGAAGATGTAGAAGTAGCCAAAAAATTTGAAATTAAAGATATAAATTTAGTATGCGTGAATCTTTATCCATTCAAAGAAACAATACAAAGAACAGATGATTTTGATGAGATTATCGAAAATATAGATATTGGTGGTCCATCTATGGTTAGAGCAGCGGCAAAGAATTTCAAAGATGTAATGATTGTAACTGATACTTTGGATTATAGCTTGGTTCTTAATGCGATAAAAAACAATCAAAATACATTAGAATTACGACAAAAATTAATGATAAAAGCATATGAGCATACGGCAAGTTATGATTGTATGATTGCAAATTATATGAATGAGAGATTTAATGTAGGGTTTGGAGATAAGCATTTTATCTATGGTAATTTGGTATCTCCTACAAGATATGGTGAGAATCCTCATCAAAAAGGTGCTTATTATGAATTTGGTGATTTTTATTCTAAGAGATTTGAAACGCTAAAGGGTGAGATTAGCTTCAATAACCTAACTGATATAAATAGTGCTGTAAAGATTGCTTCAAGTTTTGGAAAAGTCCCAGCAGTGTGCATTGTAAAGCATGGGAATCCTTGTGGGTTTGCAATAAAAGAAAACCTGCTTACATCTTATGTAGAAGCTCTAAAATGCGATAGTGTATCTGCTTATGGTGGAGTGGTGGCAATAAATGGCAATATAGATAAAGCCCTAGCAGAAGAGATAAATAAGATTTTTATAGAGGTGCTAGTTGCACCAAGCATTACAGATGAGGCTTTAAGGGTGTTTGAGAGTAAAAAAAAGATAAAGATTTTTGTATGTGGTGGAGAGTATTTAGACTTCCCTAAAGATAGTTATGATTTTAAACATATTGATGGTGGATTCTTGCTTCAAAATAGCGATAGTGTTGGTGAAAACGAAGTAAGAGATGCGAAGTGTATGGGAAATATAGAAGCAACTTGTGAGCAAAAAAGAGATTTAGAGATTGCATATAAAGTTGCGTCTTTAGTTAAGTCAAATTGTGTTGTATATGTGAAAAATAGTGCTATGGTAGCAGTTGGAATGGGTATGACAAGTCGTGTAGATGCAGCAAAGAGTGCTATAAATAAGGCTAAGGATATGGGATTAGATTTAAAAGGTTGTGTGTTAGCAAGTGAAGCATTTTTTCCTTTTAAAGATAGCATTGAAGAAGCTCATAAGGTTGGAGTTAGTGCTATTATTGAGCCAGGTGGTAGCATTAGGGATAATGAAGTAATAGAATGTGCAAATGAGCTTGGAATCTCACTTTATTTCACTGGCGTTAGGCATTTTTTACATTAG
- a CDS encoding LptF/LptG family permease encodes MSLFTRYISFLYLKSFLIVFVSLECFFVLIDFVKYLDSMPDSANLVVLLLFYSFIYASNFILPLSLVLSQIVFIIVLLKSSQFTAFLSLGYSKARIFNPIFAISFLITIFYILLNTTSFAYAREKMDLIVEQGFISSFKKDLFVKYNNNYIYFEKIFPLLQSASNVKIYEMRDNVTIRRIIESKEARFDGVDWILDSAKITTIDDDVSHNKPLQVSYEENFKTLNKFKPKILDNIYEKHGSVSIVDAYEAIELLKTQGVNIDKLRGSLYYLLFFPFFAPLAMVCLSNFTPNSNRYVSLGFVGFIMILCVLMLWGIFFSFSRLSMSGFLAPEFSILLPMFILFLCSCYFYNKLLRN; translated from the coding sequence ATGAGTTTATTTACAAGATATATTAGTTTTTTGTACTTGAAGTCATTTTTGATAGTTTTTGTATCTTTAGAGTGTTTTTTTGTTCTTATTGATTTTGTGAAATATTTAGATTCAATGCCAGATTCTGCAAATTTGGTTGTATTACTTTTGTTTTATAGTTTTATATATGCTAGTAATTTTATTTTGCCATTATCTTTGGTGTTATCACAGATAGTATTTATTATAGTTTTATTGAAGAGTTCACAATTTACTGCTTTTTTATCTCTTGGATATTCAAAGGCTAGAATTTTTAATCCAATATTTGCAATTAGTTTTTTAATTACTATTTTTTATATTTTGTTAAATACAACTTCATTTGCATATGCTAGAGAAAAAATGGACTTAATAGTAGAGCAGGGCTTTATAAGTAGTTTTAAGAAGGATTTGTTTGTAAAATATAATAATAACTATATATATTTTGAAAAGATTTTTCCACTTTTGCAAAGTGCCTCTAATGTCAAAATATATGAAATGAGAGATAATGTAACTATAAGGCGTATTATTGAATCTAAAGAAGCTAGATTTGATGGTGTAGATTGGATATTGGATAGTGCTAAGATAACTACAATAGATGATGATGTATCGCATAATAAACCTCTGCAAGTAAGCTATGAAGAGAATTTTAAAACCCTAAATAAGTTCAAACCAAAAATACTTGATAATATTTATGAAAAGCATGGTAGTGTATCTATAGTCGATGCTTATGAGGCTATAGAATTACTAAAAACACAAGGCGTGAATATTGATAAATTGCGTGGTTCGCTTTATTATCTTTTGTTTTTTCCATTTTTTGCACCATTAGCTATGGTATGTCTATCAAATTTTACGCCAAATTCTAATAGATATGTTTCATTAGGTTTTGTAGGATTTATTATGATTTTATGTGTGCTTATGTTATGGGGGATATTTTTTAGCTTTTCTAGGCTTTCTATGAGTGGATTTTTAGCACCAGAGTTTAGTATATTGCTACCTATGTTTATATTGTTTTTGTGCAGTTGTTATTTTTATAATAAATTATTAAGAAATTAA
- the pth gene encoding aminoacyl-tRNA hydrolase translates to MFLIVGLGNPGNKYKNNRHNIGFMVVDFLVSFLEASLQSNKDFSGELYKKNDLLLLKPSTFMNLSGKSVLSVINFYNVSSFLVIHDDLDLKFGAVRFKVGGGSGGHNGLRSIDSMCGNEYCRIRYGIGKPELKEQVASYVLSDFTTDEIKYNESLIKHCANAALEIAKLDSFIELNKISSKYSLKEIV, encoded by the coding sequence ATGTTTTTAATAGTTGGTTTGGGAAATCCGGGCAATAAATATAAAAATAATCGCCACAACATAGGTTTTATGGTTGTGGATTTTTTAGTCTCCTTTTTGGAGGCTAGTCTTCAAAGCAATAAAGATTTTAGCGGTGAGCTATACAAGAAGAATGATTTACTCTTGTTAAAGCCCTCTACTTTTATGAATCTATCTGGTAAATCAGTTTTATCTGTTATAAATTTTTATAATGTTTCTAGTTTTTTAGTTATACATGATGATTTGGATTTAAAGTTTGGTGCTGTGAGATTCAAAGTTGGTGGCGGTAGCGGTGGTCATAATGGGCTAAGGTCTATAGATTCTATGTGTGGTAATGAATACTGTAGAATTAGATATGGAATAGGTAAGCCAGAGTTAAAAGAACAAGTAGCTTCATATGTTTTAAGTGATTTTACAACCGATGAGATAAAGTATAATGAATCTTTAATAAAACATTGTGCTAATGCTGCTTTGGAGATTGCAAAATTAGATAGTTTTATAGAGCTAAATAAAATATCGTCAAAATATTCTTTAAAAGAGATAGTATGA
- a CDS encoding 50S ribosomal protein L25/general stress protein Ctc gives MLSGIIRESISKAEVKQLRKNGYLIANIYGKGKENIHCAFKRNEFIREVKNKTDLIFNVEVGSKQYPVVIQEYQKDPITSDIIHVDLMLAQNGIEAKYSVKVRCVGTPKGLKNKGVLMMSKKRIKVKAAPEKLPKDYEIDVSNLDVGDVVLVRDLPKNDGVKIVERDDVAIVGVIKSR, from the coding sequence ATGTTAAGTGGAATAATTAGAGAGAGTATTTCTAAAGCTGAAGTTAAGCAGTTAAGAAAAAATGGTTATCTAATTGCCAATATCTATGGTAAGGGTAAGGAAAATATTCATTGTGCTTTTAAAAGAAATGAATTTATAAGAGAAGTTAAGAATAAGACTGATTTGATATTTAATGTTGAAGTTGGCTCCAAGCAGTATCCAGTTGTAATTCAAGAATATCAAAAAGATCCTATTACTAGCGATATTATCCATGTTGATTTAATGTTAGCTCAAAATGGCATTGAGGCTAAATATTCTGTTAAAGTTAGATGCGTTGGAACTCCTAAGGGATTAAAAAATAAGGGTGTTTTAATGATGTCTAAAAAGAGGATTAAGGTTAAAGCAGCTCCTGAAAAATTACCAAAAGATTATGAAATTGATGTTAGCAATTTAGATGTTGGTGATGTTGTGCTTGTTAGAGATTTACCTAAAAATGATGGAGTAAAAATTGTTGAGAGAGATGATGTTGCAATTGTTGGTGTTATCAAATCTCGCTAA
- a CDS encoding transaldolase: protein MSNISFSLWCDFVERDFLEGEFIELIESGIINGVTSNPAIFQQALLNKSYESQKKEIATQEPKEIYESIAKRDIQRAAEIMLPMYNKDINNGYVSIEVDPNLCDDAEGTIREGERLYKEIGYPNVMIKVPATKAGYVAIEKLISKGIPVNITLVFSESQVIECMESLKAGYETLKRDYKKDIGELPRAVISIFVSRFDRKCDEILKNAGIANATLGVKNAQKLYKIIDKYSLPAVRALFASTGVKDDTLEPSYYVEELYYPYTINTAPLNTIKAFMQARKSLQSLIENGAYLPDDTELDDYFKLVKNAGINLESVSQELLEQGLSDFKVAFSKILDSLK from the coding sequence ATGTCAAATATTTCATTTTCTTTGTGGTGTGATTTTGTAGAGAGAGACTTTTTAGAGGGAGAGTTTATAGAATTAATTGAAAGTGGGATTATAAATGGGGTTACTAGTAATCCTGCTATTTTTCAACAAGCATTGTTAAATAAAAGCTATGAATCTCAAAAGAAAGAAATAGCTACACAAGAGCCAAAGGAAATATATGAATCTATAGCAAAAAGAGATATACAAAGAGCGGCAGAAATCATGCTTCCTATGTATAATAAAGATATAAACAATGGGTATGTAAGCATAGAAGTAGATCCAAACCTATGCGATGATGCAGAGGGAACTATAAGAGAGGGTGAGAGATTATACAAGGAGATTGGCTATCCTAATGTAATGATAAAAGTCCCTGCTACAAAGGCTGGATATGTAGCAATAGAGAAGCTAATAAGTAAAGGAATACCAGTAAATATCACTCTTGTATTTTCAGAAAGTCAAGTAATAGAATGTATGGAATCTCTAAAAGCAGGATATGAAACATTAAAAAGAGATTATAAAAAGGATATAGGAGAATTACCAAGGGCTGTTATTAGCATATTTGTATCTAGGTTTGATAGGAAATGTGATGAGATTTTAAAGAATGCAGGAATTGCTAATGCTACTCTTGGGGTTAAAAATGCACAAAAGCTATATAAAATAATAGATAAGTATTCATTGCCTGCTGTTCGGGCACTATTTGCAAGCACTGGTGTTAAAGATGATACTTTAGAACCAAGCTATTATGTAGAAGAATTATACTATCCATACACGATAAATACTGCACCATTAAATACAATCAAGGCTTTTATGCAAGCTAGAAAATCTCTGCAATCGCTTATAGAAAATGGTGCTTATCTGCCAGATGATACAGAACTTGATGATTATTTTAAATTAGTTAAAAACGCAGGAATTAACCTAGAATCTGTATCGCAAGAATTACTAGAGCAGGGCTTGAGTGATTTTAAGGTGGCTTTTTCTAAGATATTAGATTCGTTAAAATAA
- the serB gene encoding phosphoserine phosphatase SerB, which yields MKLAVFDFDSTLMDGETINLLAKAYGREAEVSAITKEAMEGKLDFYHSLKKRVATLKGMSLGDVHSVCSKLVYNKGAKEIIEFLKERDYKVVVFSGGFDEGVSAGKEALGYDMHFSNTLHHANGILTGSVGGEMMFSYSKGRMLEKIQQLLGVSYEDTIAVGDGANDLSMFYHSAKKVAFCAKEKLRSAANIVIDTKDLSLIKKYI from the coding sequence TTGAAACTTGCAGTATTTGATTTTGATTCTACATTAATGGACGGCGAGACTATAAATTTGTTAGCTAAAGCTTATGGAAGGGAAGCTGAAGTTAGTGCTATTACAAAAGAAGCAATGGAAGGTAAGCTTGATTTTTATCATAGCCTTAAAAAAAGAGTTGCAACGCTAAAAGGCATGTCTTTAGGAGATGTTCATTCTGTATGCTCAAAGCTAGTGTATAACAAAGGTGCAAAGGAAATAATAGAGTTTCTAAAGGAAAGAGATTATAAGGTTGTTGTCTTTAGCGGTGGATTTGATGAGGGGGTTAGTGCTGGTAAAGAGGCACTTGGATATGATATGCACTTTAGCAACACTCTTCATCATGCAAATGGAATCTTAACTGGGTCTGTTGGTGGAGAGATGATGTTTTCTTATTCTAAAGGTAGAATGTTAGAGAAGATTCAACAACTACTTGGTGTATCATATGAAGATACAATAGCGGTTGGCGATGGTGCAAATGATTTATCTATGTTCTATCATTCTGCTAAAAAAGTTGCATTTTGTGCGAAGGAAAAATTAAGGTCTGCTGCTAATATCGTAATTGATACAAAAGATCTGTCTTTGATAAAAAAATATATTTAA